In Salvia miltiorrhiza cultivar Shanhuang (shh) chromosome 4, IMPLAD_Smil_shh, whole genome shotgun sequence, the DNA window AAGAGAAAGGTCAAGCATCGATATCTTTAAGTATCCATATACGAACAAAAGATATATCACTCAACTACTAAAGTTATCAAATAGAGTTATACACGTGTTCATTGAAATCCATCATCATATACTCAAGCTCAAGAGAACACATATGTGACATGTTATCTTAGGAAACTTACATATTTTATCTCATAAAACCCCAGCTAACAAATATCTAATTTTCTCTCCCTTAAGGACCACCTACAGTCATTTTTCCTATTTATAGTCCATAGGAGAATATGGACACGTACAATTTCATATTGGAAATACAAAGTTACCTCCAAAAGCTTCCCCAATGCATTGCAACCCCATGCACACACCAAACAATGGCACAGTAGGTCCAAGCTCCAGCACCGTTTGTAATGATATTCCTGAATCTTGCGGTGTACCTAAATTTTTTAAGTGAAGTATACTTATATGATATAACTAGACGATAATAAGATATTAACAAAGAAGAAACTTAAGCCAAATAAAATTCTTACCAGGTCCAGGCGATATTAATATACCTCTTGGATTTTTCCTGTAACAACAAATAACAAACTGTTATTAACTATATCAACATCCATAATCGATTAGCATTTTCTCTAGTAGAACGTAATTGGCTCATTTCAACAAACAAATAAAGTAGACTAACATACATTGCAATCCACAAATAATTTAACCTAACCAAATAGCTAAATGCACTTTACACAAACAAAACAAGATTTGATGGGGAAAAAAATGACAATAAAAAAATGGAACAAtatttcttttcagttttgatTATGAATCCAATTACTCTCTAGAGTGCAAGTAGACAGTGTTAGCTTGATAACATCTCAGGACACGATGAAAACGAACATAACTCGAACGCGCATCTAAATGCTCTGTTAATGTAACAAGTAACAATGCAGGAAACATCTAACAAATAGCAAAAGCAACACCTAGCTAACTCCACAAAATCAAAACTTGTGCTTCTGCTATCAACAAAGCTGGAATGGTCATCACATTTTTCCCCAAAATGATCAAACactgtaatttttattttattttatttttcattagaATAAATGATGTAGGTTGCTGGAGATTAAATATTGCACCAAAAAAacgaagaggaaaaaaaaaacttactcTCTAAGCTCATCAGCAGTGAGCTCATCATTTCTGTAAacttcgaattcacaacctagcTCTCCAATATACTGCCCAAAACACGAAATGAGTagcaagaaattaaaaaaaaaaaaaaaaaatcgaaacatTATTATATCTTATGCAATGTAATTAAGAATCATGAatctataaaataataaaagagaaaataaaCTGACTTGGCAGAGATTATACGTGAAGCTGTCGTAATTATCAATAACGATGATTGGCCTGGTTGGCGTTTTCGGATACGATGAATTGACGGAGGAAACGGATGTGTTACCGGAAATTGCCATGGGCGTTTTCGATGATGTAGAAGAAGAGAGTGCGGGGTGATGAATGGTGGTGAATCTGAATGGCCGGGCTCTTGGAAGCGGGGAGTTCTGGTGTGATAAAACGACGGAGGATGGCTGGTTGATGGAAGCGGAagaggcggcgatggtggcCATGGCGGGCGGCGGAGCTGTGACTGTGAGGGTGCCGGGACCCGTGAGTGTGATGTGAGGGTTTATTAAGAACAACGTAATTTCTAAAAAGGCCTAATGCATTTAATTGCATTTGCTATTCCTTACCCAAAAAATAAGGGAATAATTGTTGCAAACTTGTCtcttcaaaaaaagaaaaaaaaagaaaaaaaagattgtTGTAACTTGTAATCAGTAATCAGTAATCAGTAATCAGTGATAGTGAGAATTTGTTTGACAAAGCACCCAAATATTCTCATTTCGGGAAAGGTATTTATGTTCAATTCCGCCTGCGTTTGAATATTGTATTTTCGCATGTTTTCAGATCATTAGATGattgattatatttagaattttttgtaattttcgtTAAAAAGAAAttctcatttaaaaaaaaggtaATCACTAAACAGTAGTATTTGTGTATTCTTTATgggaaaagtatcaaataagcccccgtcgtggtggcccttttcacgtctggccccctatagtcgaaggggtatcaactaaacccctaaactaattaaaatcgaataatttcccccctctgacctaacgccgttaagtatccgttaacgtttgggtttaattgcaccctctacttcaggggtggatctgcacctttttttttttttttttaatttcagtaacccacctccgacatcaacttaaccgccccccgtactcatcggctccaacttacactttgtcagctcgcacgcgctcaatctcttgatcgtcgagtgcttaccgccgacatgcagcagcatcaccaactccagatgtggacctggatcgaatcctgcttggtccaaatccatatccgtatttttttacttaggtcaggatccggtccaaatccattaggtccaaaaacatgatattcatgtccagatccattagagtCACAGGttctcgagtcctgacccgaaaaagagaaaaaagaatggattcGAGTCAGGACTCGAGaacctgtgaatctaatggatctggacatgaatctcatttttttggacctaatgaaTTTGGACCGaatcctgacctaagtaaaaaaatacggatatggatttggaccaagcaggattcgatccaggtccacatctagagttggtgatgctgctgcatgtcggcggtaagcactcgacgatcaagagattgagcgcgtgcgagctgacaaagtgtaagttggagctgatgagtacggggggcggttaagttgatgtcgGGGGTGGGTtgttgaaattataaaaaaaataaaataaggtacagatccacccctgaagtagagggtgcaattaaacccaaacgttaacggacacttaacggcgttaggtcagaggggggaaattattcgattttaattagttaaggggtttagttgataccCCTTCGACTATAGGGGGCCAGACGTGAAAAGGGTCACCACGAcgggggcttatttgatacttttcccATTCTTTATTGAGTTCGAGTTCGGCTAATGTAATTACTATGTAGCCTATGCgagaaaataatttattaaggAGGTAAATTTCAGTTAATTGAGCAATATATAGTTATGtgtatctatacatatataaaagttgGTTCGTTGGCTAAAAAAATTTCCCGCCTTTTTACTATTTAGAAGATTGATTAATATATGAAGCAGTTACAATTTTCAAAGCGGTTACAATATATCTAACAAAAGCTACCACCATTAATTATGCATAATAATCAATactaaataatttattgtggaaATTAACATCTCAGTTTGTACTAAAATCACTctaaatagttaaatatagaTATTTCGTTAAACGATCCAGCTCACTAAAATTGTTCGAgtctcttcttttttatttataccTGACTTGGCTCTAAGAGTTTAAACGATGTCACACCTTTGATTATATGATCTATGATTTCTGAAGTTTTTATTTCCATCTATAATGTTCATCTGGTTTTTAATTCTTTTGGATGATTGACTTCAATAGTATTGTAACTCATGTATTTACTATCTGGTGCTTTTTTTTCTGGTTGAAACTCATGCATTTACTATCTGGtgctttttttcttcaattcatgATTGCAATGTCTGTGACATTGTAAAGACTTTGTGATTTTGTGTTTCTATAGacttatataaaattatttttatgatatgCTTGTGTAGGATGTAGATAAGTCACATACTTATGGATGTTCCTTAAccaaaattttcttttaaaatttgactAAATCTGTTTTTCGGTATATTTGTAGTCATACAATTGAATGAGTTTAATAGATTCTAAAACTTGATGAGAACTGACAATGGGATCCGAAGCAGTAGCCAAAAACAACAGCTTTATACATTGCACCCAAAACTCGGTATACATGTTTTGGAATGGAAAATTCTCACGAACCATGATGCAGAACATCAAGTCCTGATACCAAAGATGACACCGAAACCAGCTGATCCAAGACTATCGTTCAAGTTTCAACAGCAGTAGTTTGTTATTATAGTTTCTTATGCAATGACTATAgacaaaagtcaaggtcaatcaCTTTCTCACGTgggtttattttttaagaagcCTATTTTTAGGCATGATCAATTTTATGTAGCTGTTTTTAGAGTTACAAGCTGAAGAGGTCTAAAATTTTGATATGTAATAAAGACAAGGTAGTTTATTCGTctactacaaatgttgtatGTAAAGAAatctttcaaaatttataataataagatgttGCAGTTGTCTTTTGATATGTTACCCCCCTCtcccgtccgccaaaagtatgacacttttgatTGGCACAAAAATTGATGGTGATTTTTATACACTTGAGAAAAGGTCCCACCATtatatgaaatgagtggttgagatttaattaatgtgatctttttttgtaaataagaggGGTGTTTGTAAtgtaaaagataagaaaaatatgtggaatcatattctaaaaagtagagtgtcatacttttggttgacacgaaaatgacaaaattgttatattttttcatggacgaaggaagtattatttttatatttttttgagaaatttaaaatgttaatcttaaaatatatttgtagtattaatataaattgtataacaattttataacttttattTGATGTCTTACTCGACTACTTATAAACGTACTATGAACTTTTATAGTTTTATGTAaatagataaattttaaaataaattaagaatttttttgttatcttATAACTtgtagtatttaattttaataatattcgtgtatattttgaaaaataaattaaatatatgaaatttcaacaaaatacgtatctcgtgcatcgcacgggtgaaACGCTAGTTGAATTTGATAGCCTAAACACAATATCAGTAAGATTCTTAGTATcacggttttttttttttaagtaaagaTTTTTATTACCATTTacgtgataaaaaaaataatgttacaAACATTAATCTCACCTACTACTCTAGAGCTCAACTTTGTAGCATTCTTCTAAATTTATCATTCCTATTATAACGAATAGCAATTTGAACTTGACAAATGTGTATCAATACCTCCTCCGCTCTTGTTGTTTGTTGAAATTTTCTTACATTCCTTTTAAGTCAGATGTGATACACTGTAGTAGCAACAGCAACACGATATATCAATTTTTTCCCTGTCTTTGATCAACgtttagggatggcaatggatccggGACCCGGTCCAAATTCACGGATCCGGATCCTTTTTTTCGGATTTGGACCTTGTCAAAATTAGACCcggcggatctggaccggatctagAGTACTCTTTAAATTTCTTGATCCAGATCTAGAGTAATAGATTTAAAACTCAGATCCCACCCATTGAACCAGATAtgtataagtatatataatatattatttttattttttatttctatcaaACTCTAAATATTGATGTTATTCTGAATTTCTAACTATTGCTATTTCGTCCACCACAAGCTGCTCCTCTCCAGACTCCAGTCCACTGCCCGACTACCGCTCATCTCTAGTCTACCGCCTGAGCCGCTCCCCCACCCGGAAACCCATCGGCGCCGGCAGCATGAAGGTAACGCCAACCACCGCAACGTGAAGCTCTCCAATCCACTGACGCTGAAGCTCTCAAGCTCCCCTTAACGTGAAACTAAATAATATGTTGTtgtttgtgtgcgtgtgttggtcaaacggtaaggggttaatgcctaaggccaaaagttttgggttcgagtcccttGTGGCACagtcttttaatttttttatttaatattgtaaatttattaaaataataataataataataataataataataataataataataataataataataataataataatacgttgttgattgatttaatTCCGTTAAACAAATTTGTGCATAAAGTTTTGCATTCCGTAATTGATTTGATTCCAAGTCTCATTAAAAATATTCTATTTGTTCCATGTTGGATTAAATTATTGGTGACTTGGAGTACATATTgggatattaaattaaatttggtaaaacgagaaaccaacacctaaactagaaagctgTAAACGACatcggatttacgtggttcggtcgagaagacctacgtccacggggtgttgGGGATTTTTCACTATAATCGAGAGagtattacattttacaagagatgaatgaataaaaatgagatGATCCCCCTCTAACCTActactaagtctctatttataaaCATGAACATAAACCTAAGGCCCTTGGGCCCATTGGAcccctaaagcccattagcccCATGAAACAAGCCCAAGCCCCGTTATTCTAATCTATATCTTGAAATTGAACCATCAGAGTTGGAAAGCGGAGCCGAGCTGAGCCAAGCCGAGAGTCAGGGCAATCCTGTATCAAAtatcagaaataaccacaataataataataactagaaATATTCTTGTTATGTTTAGCACAGTGCTGGTGCacatttcagtcctcatcaaccactcccccctctggtctggttgaaccgggtattcttcgtgttcaaccagcgaagtatcgctaaagccagcgctgtgctgttttccttggtccctgcaaatcatgaagacataagagttttaatactttaagaaagcaaagataagcatttttcccttgactttggaattgtaattccaagttagatttccttcttatttgttgaatgttgacaaagataaataatttccatttctttgggcgcataagaaaaccagcgctgagaataccccatattgaatactttgcatAGATAAGCAATATGAATGCTTTGTGTTAGAAAAATCAGAAGACCGTtgcaagaatacccgaataacaTAGGAAGACCCGTGTCgaagttgagaaatatgatactctgatcatgtgagaaaacccgtcataaatatttgtcgagtctgaacaatataccCTGTTGTTGAGCGCGTAAAAAATCCAGCGCGTGAGAAGACCAATAGATAACATTGGCACGCCCAAGAGGCGGCTTACTTCTCGCTGAGCAGTGATTAGAATAGATCAAAACAACCCATAAAGCAGAGGCGCAAAAATAGTGTAGCCCGTAGAGTAGAACAGAGAAATACCCCAgcccgatcagagcagagaaatggctagcccggtcagagcagagaaataccccaGCCCGATCAGAACAGAGAAATGCatatcagatcagagaaatgcccgtcagagcagagaaatgtcttttcagagcagagaaacgtccctcagagcagagaattgtccctcagagcagagaattatccctcagagcagcccggtcagagcagagaaatgccctttcagagcagagaactgtccttcagagcagagaattgtccctcagagcagcccggtcagagcagagaaatgccctttcagagcagagaactgtccctcagagcagcccgatcagagcagagaaatgtcttttcagagcagagaaatgtccctcagagcagagaattgtccctcagagcagagaattgtccctcagagcagcccggtcagagcagagaaatgccccttcagagcagagaactgtccctcagagcagcccgatcagagcagagaaatgtcttttcagagcagagaaatgtccctcagagcagagaattgtccctcagagcagagaattgtccctcagagcagcccggtcagagcagagaaatgccctttcagagcagagaactttccttcagagcagagaattatccctcagagcagcccggtcagagcagagaaatgccctttcagagcagagaactgtccttcagagcagagaattgtccctcagagcagcccggtcagagcagagaaatgccctttcagagcagagaactgtccttcagagcagagaaatgtccctcagagcagcccggtcagagcagagaaatgccctttcagagcagagaactgtccttcagagcagagaattgtccctcagagcagagaattgtccctcagagcagcccggtcagagcagagaaatgccctttcagagcagagaaatgtccctcagagcagcccggtcagagcagagaaatcccaGCAGAGGGTTGAGAtcccggcagagcattgaaatcctgacaaaggattgagatcccggtagagcattgaaatcacggacggcggcagagcattgggaacacggacggcggcagagcattgggatcacggacggcggcagagcattgggatcacggacggtggctgagcattgggatcacggacggtggctgagcattgggatcacggacggtggctgagcattgggatcactgcAGAGTAGTGAAATCACGGTagggcagtgaaatcacggcagagcagtgaaatcacagtagggcagtgaaatcacggcagagcagtgaaatcacggtggAGTATTCCtcagctgcttccctcctttgtatgcattcctttgctgcttccctcctttgctgcttcccatccaagcttgagcactctgcgcggagcatggaagacccggggggtgcaaccaactttcgcggcttacgattaaatagtaaccctctgcgcggagcatggaggacccggggggtgcaaccaactttcgcggcttacgattaaatagtaaccctctgcgcggagcatggaggacccggggggtgcaaccaactttcgcggcttacgattaaaaggacaccctgcacggagcttggcagacccggggggtacaaccaccttccatggcttacggttaagtgcaacctctgcgcggagcatggaggacccggggggtgtaaccaactttcgcggcttatgattaagtgcaacctctgcgcggagcatggagggcccgggtggcgcaaccaactttcacggcttacgattaaaagaacaccctgcacggagcatggaagaccctgggggtgtgaccaactttcgtggcttacggttaaatagTAACCCCTTGCACGgagcttggcagacccggggggtgcaaccaccttccatggcttacggttaagtgcaacctctgcgcggagcatggaggacccggggggtgtaaccaactttcgcggcttatgattaagtgcaacctctgcgcggagcatggagggcccgggtggcgcaaccaactttcacggcttacgattaaaagaacaccctgcacggagcatggaagaccctgggggtgtgaccaactttcgtggcttacggttaaatagtaaccccctgcacggagcttggcagacccggggggtgcaaccaccttccatggcttacggttaagtgcaacctctgcgcggagcatggaggacccggggggtgtaaccaactttcgcggtttatgattaagtgcaacctctgcgcggagcatggagggcccgggtggcgcaaccaactttcgcggcttacgattaaaagaacaccctgcacggagcatggaagacccggggggtgtgaccaactttcgtggcttacggttaaatagtaaccccctgcacggagcatggaagacccggggggtgcaaccaactttcgtggcttacggttaaatagtaaccctctgcgcggagcatggaggacccggggggtgcaaccaactttcgcggcttacgagcgcttccctccctctggtTTTTCCCTGTCCActgaaaagttgtttttgaatttgaaaattggggcctacgggtatacaccctactcccccctctggtgacatgtgcaatactctgttatgaacatgttaagtgtgtgtgtgtttggtgctcATGCTTGTGATGCTTGTGAGAGAATTAGCATAACTACAGTTCCcaagtaacataattcaagttgcatttcaagccctagcacatatgcaaaaggtgtgcagcttcgtgtacttagtcaattcataatccagccctaggcacatatgcagaaggtgtgcagcttccaagacataATTACTATTGCATAAATCCCAGCACAGATCATATAAGTCATGGTTTTGCCCAAGTAAAGAAGTAGAATATGTCCAAAATCCCTATCATGCTTACATGTTCCCACAAAATACCCTAAGATCATAATTTTGCCTAGTGATCAAGCATAATACTCCCCCATCATGCTCACATGCTTCCACGAGATAAagttcagcgaagtacctgaattaccacttacaagTGGTTTACCGTTTTCATGTTATGGCGGTTCCCATATTTTGTTCAAAGCTTTCCCAAATTTAATTTCCCTGTGCTACAAGAATTCTTAAGCACATATATTAGTAATAATATGAGAGCCCTTTGAGATAGGGCCGTAAACTCATTGCAAAGATAACCCAAACCTTCGATCGTGTAAACTATTGCCACGCCTTTGTTCATGACAAAAATCATATTATAAATGCTTATGTAAAGCTTACTCGGGGAGATCATAAGGTTTAATTCCAGATTTCACAATAGAACATTATATATGAGATCTCCAATGTAAAGGCTTCCACAAATCAAATCATAGTAATCTACTCACTTAAAGCTTGATTCAATACTAATTCTCAATCTAAAAATAGACCATCCCTAGCATGGAATAATCTCCACAATAttaaacacataatatttatCATTTGCTAAATCATGTCGATAATTATAGGTTGGCCCCATTTCAAACATCACATATGGGCTTAAAATCATTGGAGCTCGCCCCATTATCCCTCCTGCATCAGCACAAAAATGGATTAACAATACCTAATTAGGCAAAGCTATTATATAGTCTGATTCACCCATTTTCAGTCAAATCACTATTAATAACATCTAAATTTGATTCCACAAATTCATGAGTACCATATGCAAAAAATCCCAAGCAGATATGTGGATCCCATAGACAAACTTATCGATTAGAAGATTTTAAGGAATTAAAACAAGCAGTGGAAATGAAAACTTAGCTTTATGTGCTCTACAACAGTCTCTGAATCATGGCTTAGCAGCCTGCAAATAAGGCTCCGCCCAGTTT includes these proteins:
- the LOC131022340 gene encoding anthranilate synthase beta subunit 2, chloroplastic-like, yielding MATIAASSASINQPSSVVLSHQNSPLPRARPFRFTTIHHPALSSSTSSKTPMAISGNTSVSSVNSSYPKTPTRPIIVIDNYDSFTYNLCQYIGELGCEFEVYRNDELTADELREKNPRGILISPGPGTPQDSGISLQTVLELGPTVPLFGVCMGLQCIGEAFGGKIVRSPYGVVHGKSSPVYYNEGQEDGLFAGLSNPFTAGRYHSLVIERDSFPSDALEITAWTEDGLVMAARHKVHRHLQGVQFHPESIISTEGKTIVHNFIKLIKRKEAESQKWD